In a single window of the Grus americana isolate bGruAme1 chromosome 31, bGruAme1.mat, whole genome shotgun sequence genome:
- the SLC39A5 gene encoding zinc transporter ZIP5: MGPPGLLLGVLGLLALGAGGGPGSLPEDAAQEHGYYLQQLFGQYGANGTLPFEGLARLLGSLGLGRVRVVQIQHEELGHGHVSHLDLLEVQEEKHRHRHPVWEHGGDLAPSAPPPTRPPSPWPSRTESWTKAAPTKPPGAGVTPGSRGAPLPPRRDQPGLSLLGRVLGLEHSSADHPHDDCLNVTQLLVNFGLDSVSQLTPEQFTLLCPALLYQIDSRVCIQHSDEVTLPPPGGALWPALGWGLLAVTFVSLPSALAVVLVPLLSRGFFRSLLAFLVALAVGTLCGDALLHLWPHAQGRHQEMPVELGTAVLQGLAALGGIYLLFLVQLLLGMLRRSREATGRSAGETPDVAAGVLASLRGGAELRHLTAPELEPHRPPHRPPHGHSHGHSHGHSHGPTLPPSPGATDIVWMVVLGDGIHNLTDGLAIGAAFSHSLSSGLSTALAVLCHELPHELGDLAVLLRAGTAPRTILLLNLLSALLSCLGAAAGAAVGQSASHLTPWILTATAGVFLYVALADMLPEVLRGAEGPGEGTWGRFLLQNVGFLLGSGIMLGIALAEGHVRAWLQP; this comes from the exons ATGGGCCCCCCTGGGCTCCTCCTGGGcgtcctggggctgctggctctgggggccgggggggggcccgggTCGCTGCCCGAGGACGCGGCGCAGGAACACGGCTACTACCTGCAGCAGCTGTTCGGGCAGTACGGGGCCAACGGGACGCTGCCCTTCGAGGGGCTGGCGCGGCTGCTgggcagcctggggctgggcCGGGTGCGCGTGGTGCAGATCCAGCACGAGGAGCTGGGCCACGGCCACGTCAGCCACCTCGACCTGCTGGAGGTGCAGGAGGAGAAGCACCGGCACCGACACCCCGTCTGGGAACACGGCGGGGACCTGGCACCCAGCGCCCCGCCGCCCACCCGCCCCCCCAG CCCCTGGCCCTCCCGGACGGAAAGCTGGACGAAGGCAGCGCCCACCAAGCCCCCCGGTGCCGGGGTCACCCCTGGGAGCCGCGgggcccccctgcccccccggcGGGACCAGCCCGGCCTGAGCCTGCTGGGGAGGGTGCTGGGCTTGGAGCACTCCAGCGCCGACCACCCGCACGACGAT tgcctcaACGTCACCCAGCTGCTGGTGAATTTTGGGCTGGACTCGGTGTCCCAGCTGACGCCGGAGCAGTTCACCCTCCTCTGCCCGGCCCTGCTCTACCAGATCGACAGCCGCGTCTGCATCCAGCACAGCGATGAGGTGACGCTGCCTCCCCCGGGGGGGGCCCTGTGGCCAG cgctgggctgggggctcctGGCCGTCACCTTCGTCAGCCTGCCCTCCGCCCTGGCTGTCGTCCTCGTCCCGCTGCTGAGCCGTGGCTTCTTCCGCTCGCTGCTGGCCTTCCTGGTGGCGCTGGCCGTGGGGACGCTCTGCGGGGACGCCCTGCTCCACCTCTGGCCCCAC GCCCAGGGGAGGCACCAGGAGATGCCGGTGGAGCTGGGGACCGCGGTGCTGCAGGGGCTGGCGGCGCTGGGGGGCATCTACCTGCTCTTCCTGgtgcagctgctcctggggatGCTGCGGCGGAGCCGGGAGGCCACG GGACGCTCCGCTGGAGAGACCCCCGACGTGGCCGCGGGGGTCCTGGCGTCGCTGCGAGGAG GGGCCGAGCTGCGACACCTGACGGCACCGGAGCTGGAGCCCCACAGACCCCCCCACAGACCCCCCCACGGACACTCCCACGGACACTCCCACGGACACTCCCACGGCCCCacgctgccccccagccccggggccaCTGACATCGTCTGgatggtggtgctgggggacgGGATCCACAACCTGACGGACGGGCTGGCCATCG GCGCTGCCTTCTCCCACAGCCTCTCCAGCGGCCTCAGCACCGCGCTGGCCGTGCTCTGCCACGAGCTGCCCCACGAGCTGG GGGACCTGGCGGTGCTGCTGCGGGCGGGCACGGCCCCCCGCACCATCCTGCTCCTCAACCTGCTCTCggccctgctctcctgcctgggggcagcggcgggggcggccgtgGGGCAGAGCGCGTCCCACCTCACCCCCTGGATCCTCACCGCCACCGCCGGCGTCTTCCTCTACGTGGCCCTGGCCGACATG ctccccgAGGTGCTGCGGGGCGCCGAGGGCCCCGGCGAGGGCACCTGGGGCCGCTTCCTCCTGCAGAACGTGGGGTTCCTGCTGGGCAGCGGCATCATGCTGGGCATCGCCCTGGCCGAGGGGCACGTCCgagcctggctgcagccctga